From Microcystis aeruginosa NIES-2549, a single genomic window includes:
- a CDS encoding DUF1361 domain-containing protein, protein MILADLTMILTRDWWHSAWQLFNLSTGRIVWNSFLAFIPFILSFWLFRTTLDRSLIWWLILLVFLLFLPNAPYILTDSIHLISYIQQDYAKSLIFLVLIPQYSIFIFIGFQLYVLSLLNLKSYCQQSQLNSAVLPLEITLHFLSAIGIYLGRFLRLNSWYLVTQPQQLFWSLQNLLTKKPLIFISVCFLIIWLLYEINKRLYNRFFASYENN, encoded by the coding sequence ATGATTTTGGCAGATTTAACCATGATTTTAACTAGGGATTGGTGGCACAGTGCTTGGCAATTATTTAACCTTAGTACCGGGAGGATTGTCTGGAATTCTTTTCTGGCGTTTATCCCCTTTATCCTCAGCTTTTGGCTATTTCGGACCACCCTCGATCGTTCCCTAATCTGGTGGTTAATTCTCTTAGTTTTCCTGCTTTTTTTACCCAATGCTCCCTATATTCTCACCGATAGCATTCATTTAATCTCTTATATTCAGCAGGATTACGCCAAAAGTTTAATTTTTTTAGTTTTAATTCCCCAGTATAGTATCTTTATTTTTATTGGCTTTCAGCTATACGTTCTCTCCTTACTTAATTTAAAAAGTTATTGTCAGCAAAGTCAGCTAAATTCAGCAGTTTTACCCCTAGAAATAACTCTCCATTTTTTAAGTGCGATCGGTATCTATCTAGGGCGTTTTCTTCGACTGAATAGTTGGTATCTAGTCACTCAACCGCAGCAACTATTCTGGAGTTTGCAGAATTTACTGACTAAAAAACCTTTGATATTTATCTCTGTCTGTTTTTTAATTATTTGGCTACTATACGAGATCAATAAAAGGCTTTACAATCGATTTTTTGCTTCCTACGAGAATAACTAG
- a CDS encoding ArnT family glycosyltransferase, protein MTKILSDRIAVYLLIGGLLFRIIIALGLYPGYDEAYYYVYSHNLDWSYFDHPPIVAISTGFGTWITGLVNQFTIRFGTLLLYTGSLCLLYLTALKLFSLPVARMTLAIATLIPIYGIVFGILSQPDSPLIFFWSLTVYLAAQEFWPIREKNYHPSYRLAYIGLAVGLAVLSKYHGFILGFGLVLFCLTTPRYWPVFRSPWLGLGFILFLITLLPIIYWNINHDWISFRFHLEDRFSGEPKTFNILGILSVIGISIATMFPPFGLPMWWVTFKSFGEQIPSFLSKKRFFHREEESLKKWLILSVSLPLILGMLYVGASHYLAPSWILPGFWSCTILLGEKAATWQQSSRIWVKRWLWGSGIFIVTVLSIAMLHVTFGTFQKPSQYAIFGGIIAPEQDPSREIVDIDQLRQGFANSPELLALLKDSSFVFTHSFYVTAWLDMALYPLVPIPVTCFNNDQRGYQIWFNPQEWIGKNGLLITTNSSLERPEIIDRYRPYFQDITKVAVIPIKRGGVAIEQFHVYQAQGLIKTYP, encoded by the coding sequence TTGACGAAAATACTTAGCGATCGCATTGCCGTTTATCTGCTCATCGGTGGACTCCTGTTTAGAATCATCATCGCCCTGGGGCTTTATCCGGGGTACGATGAGGCATATTATTACGTTTACAGCCATAATCTGGATTGGAGTTATTTCGATCATCCGCCAATAGTAGCGATTTCCACGGGTTTTGGGACTTGGATCACGGGATTAGTCAATCAATTTACTATTCGCTTCGGTACTCTCCTTCTCTATACTGGCAGCCTCTGCTTGCTATATCTGACGGCTTTAAAATTGTTCAGTCTGCCGGTCGCCAGAATGACTTTAGCGATCGCAACTCTCATCCCCATCTATGGGATTGTCTTCGGGATTCTCTCGCAGCCAGATAGTCCTTTAATCTTTTTTTGGTCATTAACAGTCTATTTAGCTGCCCAAGAATTCTGGCCAATTCGGGAAAAAAACTATCATCCTAGCTATCGTCTCGCTTATATTGGACTTGCCGTAGGATTGGCGGTTTTAAGTAAATATCACGGCTTTATTTTGGGTTTTGGTTTAGTTTTATTTTGTCTGACTACTCCCCGCTATTGGCCTGTATTTAGATCCCCTTGGTTGGGATTAGGATTTATTCTTTTTTTGATAACTTTATTGCCGATTATCTACTGGAATATTAACCATGATTGGATTTCCTTCCGCTTTCATTTAGAAGACCGTTTTTCTGGAGAACCCAAAACCTTTAATATTCTCGGTATTCTCTCGGTTATTGGCATTAGTATCGCCACGATGTTTCCTCCTTTTGGTTTGCCGATGTGGTGGGTGACATTTAAAAGCTTTGGCGAACAAATTCCTAGCTTTCTCTCGAAAAAAAGATTTTTTCATCGAGAAGAAGAATCCCTAAAAAAATGGTTGATTCTCTCGGTTTCTCTGCCTTTAATCCTGGGAATGCTTTATGTGGGTGCTTCCCATTATCTCGCCCCTAGTTGGATTTTACCCGGGTTTTGGTCCTGCACGATTTTATTAGGAGAAAAGGCCGCTACTTGGCAGCAATCTTCTCGAATCTGGGTAAAAAGATGGTTATGGGGATCGGGAATTTTTATCGTTACTGTTTTATCTATAGCAATGCTTCACGTTACTTTTGGTACTTTCCAAAAACCTAGTCAATACGCAATCTTTGGGGGAATTATTGCCCCAGAACAAGACCCTTCTCGGGAAATTGTCGATATCGATCAACTGCGCCAAGGCTTTGCTAATTCGCCCGAATTATTAGCACTATTAAAAGATTCTAGCTTCGTTTTTACCCATAGTTTTTATGTGACAGCATGGCTAGATATGGCCCTTTATCCCCTAGTTCCTATTCCCGTCACCTGTTTTAACAACGATCAAAGGGGTTATCAAATTTGGTTTAATCCTCAAGAATGGATCGGTAAAAATGGTTTATTAATTACTACAAATAGTTCCCTAGAAAGACCAGAAATAATCGATCGCTACCGTCCCTATTTCCAAGATATAACTAAAGTAGCTGTCATTCCCATCAAGCGCGGTGGTGTCGCCATTGAACAATTTCATGTTTACCAAGCTCAAGGACTAATTAAAACTTATCCTTAA
- a CDS encoding DNA phosphorothioation-associated protein 4 codes for MSIHRVRIARDKGEFVQSLVNFNQGIGPFQTYADVIAFAAALGVRYQERVTIENVAKEPSPINLEIFISRGYDTLIKLLAVNEFQDTKILSPHGVDSEALRVTIFEEYANAGLARLERELRGAVDYTERLLLIISQERFREITATTEFDLGRFL; via the coding sequence ATGTCCATTCATCGAGTGCGTATTGCTAGAGATAAAGGGGAATTTGTCCAGTCCTTAGTTAATTTTAATCAGGGAATTGGACCCTTTCAAACCTATGCTGATGTCATCGCTTTTGCGGCGGCTTTAGGGGTAAGATATCAAGAGAGGGTGACGATAGAAAATGTAGCGAAGGAACCCTCACCTATTAACCTGGAAATTTTTATTTCTCGTGGCTACGATACCCTAATCAAATTATTGGCAGTCAATGAATTCCAAGACACGAAAATTCTTTCTCCCCACGGGGTAGATTCGGAAGCTTTGCGAGTGACAATTTTCGAGGAATATGCCAACGCCGGTTTAGCAAGATTAGAACGAGAATTGCGCGGTGCGGTGGATTATACTGAAAGATTATTGTTAATTATCAGTCAAGAACGTTTTCGAGAAATTACTGCCACAACCGAATTCGATTTAGGGAGATTTTTGTAG
- the folE gene encoding GTP cyclohydrolase I FolE, with protein MTLAKSKAIFDNDDYNHFPEVITEPKSPVSEAEMMQAVRTLLLGLGEDPDREGLRDTPKRVVKALKFLTSGYQQSLDELLNGAVFHEEANEMVLIRDIDIFSSCEHHILPIIGRAHVAYIPNGKVIGLSKIARICEMYARRLQVQERLTAQIADALQGLLQPQGVAVVIEATHMCMVMRGVEKSGSWTSTSAVRGIFADSAKTRQEFMSLIRHSPDFH; from the coding sequence ATGACCTTAGCTAAGTCCAAAGCAATTTTCGACAATGATGACTACAATCACTTTCCCGAAGTGATTACCGAACCTAAATCGCCGGTATCGGAAGCCGAGATGATGCAAGCGGTACGAACACTGCTGTTAGGATTAGGAGAAGATCCCGATCGCGAAGGTTTACGAGACACTCCTAAACGAGTAGTAAAAGCCCTAAAATTTCTCACTTCTGGTTATCAGCAATCCCTCGATGAATTGCTGAATGGGGCAGTTTTTCATGAGGAGGCTAACGAGATGGTTTTAATCCGAGACATCGATATTTTTAGCTCCTGTGAACACCATATTTTACCAATTATCGGCCGCGCTCATGTTGCCTATATTCCTAATGGGAAAGTGATCGGTTTATCGAAAATTGCCCGCATCTGTGAAATGTACGCCAGACGACTGCAAGTACAGGAACGTTTAACCGCACAAATTGCCGATGCTTTGCAGGGATTACTGCAACCTCAAGGGGTGGCTGTGGTGATTGAAGCGACTCATATGTGTATGGTAATGCGCGGGGTTGAAAAATCCGGTTCTTGGACTTCTACGAGTGCCGTGCGCGGTATTTTTGCCGATTCTGCTAAGACTCGTCAAGAGTTTATGAGTTTGATTCGTCATAGTCCCGATTTTCACTAA
- a CDS encoding thioredoxin domain-containing protein, which yields MANHLAESESLYLRKHAENPIDWWYWCDSALEIARREDKPIFLSIGYSSCHWCTVMEGEAFSDRAIADYLNQYFLPIKVDREERPDIDSIYMQALQMMVGQGGWPLNVFLTPDSLIPFYGGTYFPVQPRFNRPGFLQVLQSVRRYYEEEKEKLSKFTAEMLGALRQSAILPRAETNLADPSLLATGIETNTAVIRVNPNNYGRPSFPMIPYSHLALQGSRFGDDFEDSLRQAAYQRGEDLALGGIYDHVGGGFHRYTVDSTWTVPHFEKMLYDNGQIVEYLANLWSAGNREAAFERGIKGTVNWLKREMTAPEGYFYAAQDADSFEKATDREPEEGAFYVWSDRSLRDYLSTEELGLLQANFTVTAEGNFEGRNVLQRRQGGELGKEIENLLDKLFIRRYGSSQAQLALFPPARDNQEAKTVSWPGRIPAVTDTKMIVAWNSLMISGLARAFAVFSEPLYWQMATVAAEFILQHQWLDGRFQRLNYQGQASVLAQSEDFAYFIKALLDLQTAKPQETRWLEAAIDLQGEFDRWFWAEDEGGYFNTASDHSLDLIVRERGYTDNATPSANGIAIANLLRLSRLTENLEYLDRAEKALQSFSIILEESPTACPSLFVALDHYLHGFCLRAPESSIEPLLNRYLPTAVYRVDDSLPPSTFGLICQGLCCLEPAENLEQLDQQIAGVMAGPSILLG from the coding sequence ATGGCTAATCATCTGGCTGAATCTGAAAGTCTTTACCTGCGAAAACACGCCGAAAACCCGATCGATTGGTGGTATTGGTGTGACAGCGCCCTAGAAATTGCCAGGAGAGAAGATAAACCGATCTTTCTCTCGATCGGTTATTCTAGCTGTCATTGGTGTACGGTTATGGAAGGAGAGGCTTTTTCCGATCGAGCCATTGCCGATTATCTCAATCAGTATTTTTTGCCGATCAAAGTTGATCGCGAGGAAAGACCGGACATCGATAGCATCTATATGCAAGCATTGCAGATGATGGTCGGTCAAGGGGGTTGGCCGCTGAATGTCTTCCTAACACCCGATAGTTTAATTCCCTTCTATGGTGGCACCTATTTTCCCGTGCAACCGCGCTTTAACCGGCCCGGTTTTCTGCAAGTGTTGCAATCGGTACGTCGCTATTATGAAGAGGAAAAGGAGAAATTAAGCAAATTCACGGCCGAAATGCTGGGCGCACTGCGTCAATCGGCCATTTTACCGCGAGCAGAGACCAATTTAGCCGATCCTTCCCTTTTAGCCACAGGAATCGAGACAAATACGGCAGTGATTCGGGTTAATCCCAATAACTACGGTCGGCCCAGTTTTCCGATGATTCCATATTCTCATCTGGCTTTGCAGGGCAGTCGCTTTGGTGACGATTTTGAGGATTCCCTCCGGCAAGCGGCCTATCAACGGGGGGAAGATCTGGCCCTAGGGGGAATCTATGACCATGTGGGGGGAGGATTCCATCGTTATACGGTGGATTCGACATGGACAGTTCCCCATTTTGAAAAAATGCTCTACGATAACGGGCAAATTGTCGAATATTTAGCCAATTTGTGGAGTGCGGGTAATCGAGAGGCGGCCTTTGAGAGAGGGATTAAAGGCACGGTTAACTGGCTAAAACGGGAAATGACCGCCCCAGAAGGTTATTTTTATGCGGCCCAAGATGCCGATAGTTTTGAGAAGGCCACGGATAGGGAGCCGGAGGAAGGGGCCTTTTATGTCTGGTCGGATCGGTCGTTAAGGGATTATCTCTCGACCGAGGAATTGGGGCTGCTGCAGGCTAATTTTACCGTTACTGCCGAGGGTAATTTTGAGGGTCGTAATGTGCTGCAACGTCGGCAAGGGGGAGAATTAGGGAAGGAGATAGAAAATCTGCTCGATAAGTTATTTATTCGGCGTTATGGCAGTTCTCAAGCCCAATTAGCTCTTTTTCCCCCGGCCAGAGACAATCAGGAGGCGAAAACCGTCTCTTGGCCGGGACGCATTCCGGCGGTAACGGATACGAAAATGATCGTCGCTTGGAATAGTTTGATGATTTCCGGTTTAGCCCGGGCCTTTGCCGTCTTTAGCGAACCTTTGTACTGGCAAATGGCTACGGTCGCGGCCGAGTTTATTCTCCAGCATCAGTGGTTAGATGGACGTTTTCAGCGCTTGAATTATCAGGGTCAGGCCTCGGTTTTGGCCCAATCGGAGGATTTTGCCTATTTTATTAAGGCTTTACTGGACTTGCAAACCGCTAAACCCCAAGAAACTCGCTGGTTAGAGGCGGCTATCGATCTACAGGGGGAATTTGATCGCTGGTTTTGGGCCGAGGATGAGGGGGGATATTTTAATACTGCGTCCGATCATAGTCTCGATCTGATCGTGCGAGAGCGAGGTTATACGGATAATGCCACCCCTTCGGCCAACGGAATTGCGATCGCTAATTTATTGCGTCTGTCGCGATTGACGGAAAATCTAGAATATCTCGATCGGGCCGAAAAGGCCTTGCAATCTTTTAGTATCATCCTAGAAGAGTCCCCCACCGCTTGCCCCAGTTTATTTGTTGCCCTCGATCACTATCTTCACGGTTTCTGTCTGCGCGCCCCGGAAAGCTCGATCGAGCCGTTGTTAAATCGCTATTTACCCACTGCGGTGTATCGAGTCGATGACAGTTTGCCCCCTAGCACATTTGGGTTAATTTGTCAAGGGTTATGCTGCCTTGAACCGGCGGAAAATTTAGAACAGTTGGACCAACAAATTGCCGGGGTGATGGCCGGTCCGTCAATACTACTCGGTTAG
- the hemB gene encoding porphobilinogen synthase, with product MLIRPRRLRYTPAIRRLVRETELTVNDLIYPLFIMEGENQKVAISSMPDCYRYSLDLLLKEVVNAYNLGINAIALFPLIAEDKKDNFGRESYNPDGLVPRAVKAIKKEVPEIIIITDVALDPFSIYGHDGIVEDGKILNDETLEVLVKMSLSQAAAGANFVAPSDMMDGRVGAIRRALDAAGYLDVGILAYTAKYASAYYGPFRDALESAPKFGDKKTYQMDGANSREALREASLDITEGADIIMVKPALAYLDIIRRLRDSSHLPVAAYNVSGEYAMIKAAAKQGWIDEKSLILETLTSMKRAGADLILTYFAADVALMKQESRF from the coding sequence ATGCTGATTCGTCCCCGTCGTCTTCGTTATACTCCAGCGATTCGCCGTCTTGTTCGTGAAACCGAATTAACCGTTAATGACTTGATTTATCCCCTCTTTATCATGGAGGGAGAAAATCAAAAGGTGGCTATTTCTTCTATGCCCGATTGTTATCGTTATTCCCTCGATTTATTGCTCAAAGAAGTGGTTAATGCTTATAATTTAGGCATTAATGCCATCGCTCTTTTCCCCCTGATTGCCGAAGATAAAAAAGATAATTTCGGTAGAGAAAGTTATAATCCCGATGGTTTAGTGCCAAGGGCGGTGAAAGCGATCAAAAAAGAAGTCCCTGAAATAATTATTATCACCGATGTGGCCCTCGATCCTTTTTCGATTTATGGTCATGATGGTATTGTGGAGGACGGGAAAATTCTTAACGATGAAACCCTAGAAGTTTTAGTGAAAATGTCGCTCTCACAAGCGGCAGCCGGGGCTAATTTCGTCGCCCCTTCCGATATGATGGATGGTAGGGTTGGGGCGATCCGTCGAGCTTTAGATGCGGCTGGCTATTTAGATGTGGGAATTCTCGCTTATACGGCTAAATATGCCTCTGCTTATTATGGTCCCTTCCGAGATGCTTTAGAATCAGCGCCAAAATTTGGTGATAAGAAAACCTATCAAATGGATGGGGCTAATAGTCGGGAAGCGTTACGCGAAGCCAGTTTAGACATAACAGAAGGGGCAGATATTATTATGGTTAAGCCCGCTCTGGCCTACCTCGATATTATCCGTCGTCTGCGCGATAGTAGCCATCTTCCCGTCGCCGCTTACAACGTCAGTGGTGAATACGCAATGATTAAAGCGGCGGCAAAACAGGGCTGGATTGACGAAAAAAGCCTGATTTTGGAAACTTTAACCAGTATGAAACGAGCGGGGGCCGATTTGATTTTGACCTATTTTGCTGCCGATGTGGCATTAATGAAACAGGAAAGCCGATTTTAG
- a CDS encoding acyl-CoA thioesterase: MPYERLIYLADTDAAGVVYFAHLLSICHEAYEFSLAQFGINIKDFFKDSPVALPITQAEIQFFRPLFCGDRIEIDFTARSLSENEFELQYKIYLAEIMVGKAKTRHVCIAPTARQRIPFPESLKNWLGYLSTLEETGI, from the coding sequence ATGCCCTATGAACGCCTAATTTATCTGGCCGATACCGATGCAGCTGGTGTGGTTTACTTTGCCCATCTTCTCTCGATCTGTCATGAAGCCTACGAGTTTTCTTTAGCACAATTTGGCATCAATATCAAGGATTTTTTTAAAGATTCTCCAGTTGCCCTACCGATTACTCAAGCGGAAATCCAGTTTTTTCGGCCTCTTTTTTGTGGTGATCGCATAGAGATTGATTTCACTGCCCGATCCCTGAGCGAAAACGAGTTTGAATTGCAGTATAAAATTTATTTGGCTGAAATCATGGTGGGAAAAGCGAAAACTCGCCATGTCTGCATCGCTCCCACCGCTAGACAAAGAATCCCTTTCCCGGAATCTTTAAAAAATTGGTTAGGATATTTATCAACCCTAGAGGAGACTGGTATTTAA
- a CDS encoding chromophore lyase CpcT/CpeT produces the protein MLKTSIALGFFLTQSLSLNPQVQGVANHLIGVMDTTQQAQTNPRIAKVQMTTCAVDFSPKQDSIYLYQEQAIIDRLNQPYRQRILVIQPSADNSTVESKAYKLNNAPNFINFCNKDLTERKLNVSDLAESVCTVFLKPIAGGYRGETPPQGCPTNARGAVKITNTIILHSQGMDTSDRGYDSSGQQVWGAQDNFYQFRWQKP, from the coding sequence ATGCTGAAAACTTCGATCGCCCTAGGATTTTTTCTCACTCAATCTTTGTCCCTTAACCCGCAAGTGCAGGGGGTGGCTAATCATTTAATTGGGGTTATGGATACGACGCAACAAGCGCAGACTAACCCCCGCATTGCTAAGGTGCAAATGACCACCTGTGCCGTGGATTTTTCCCCGAAACAGGATAGTATTTATCTTTATCAAGAACAGGCGATTATCGATCGCTTAAATCAACCCTATCGTCAAAGAATTTTAGTCATTCAACCTAGCGCTGATAATTCCACTGTGGAATCGAAAGCTTATAAGTTAAATAATGCCCCTAACTTTATTAATTTTTGTAACAAAGACTTGACAGAAAGAAAATTAAATGTATCAGATTTGGCCGAGTCGGTGTGTACTGTGTTTTTAAAACCGATAGCGGGGGGTTATCGGGGAGAAACTCCTCCCCAGGGTTGTCCCACTAATGCCAGAGGTGCGGTGAAAATAACTAATACAATTATTCTACATTCCCAGGGCATGGATACCAGCGATCGAGGTTATGATAGCAGCGGGCAGCAGGTATGGGGAGCGCAGGATAATTTCTATCAATTTCGCTGGCAAAAACCCTAA
- a CDS encoding ArnT family glycosyltransferase: MNKTDVISWSYFSHQKKADIVNILIIIAIWTVMVIVVNPLGNFPLNDDWVYGLAVKSILEKGDFSFPSPAHANLFFQAFWGALFCLPFGFSFTALRFSTLTLGLIGAIGTYGLLREVNANQKISLLGALLVVVNPLYFGLANSFMTDVPFLALSILSFYFLIRGLKRESISEVILGLCLVYVNILIRQYAIVILLSFALAYSFKKRFKIKFLFASFVIFSSGILLHRFYQNWLYSTGRTRLIPENVLSTRQLDFRNHIIMISLIYIGCFIFPIIAIFFVKKLKEISRRQKTITILSISSFFVVVMGRLIWRGQTMPLIGNVLAYFGLGPFTLRYPDPLKVSYPPYSLGLKIFWLIITAMGVLGALLLLYYLCLAIIQTFSESEKWLKVLILSAILIYIFLFGVSYPIDRYLLFLLPLFMVLLVISNNYINEQDIGQKITAFALTMTFIWGGFTMAATHDYLAWNRTRWQALNDLMEQGVTPEYINGGHEFNSWYLNDPKYPRKRGKSYWSVNRNDYMISSGLLEGYKEVKRYPFARWLLLKQDNVFVLHKIAEDKTNGT; the protein is encoded by the coding sequence TGATATTGTCAATATTTTAATAATTATTGCGATATGGACTGTGATGGTAATTGTCGTCAATCCTTTGGGTAATTTTCCTCTTAATGATGACTGGGTTTATGGACTAGCCGTAAAATCGATTCTGGAGAAAGGTGATTTCAGCTTTCCCAGTCCAGCTCATGCTAACCTATTTTTTCAAGCCTTTTGGGGAGCCTTATTTTGCCTTCCTTTTGGATTTTCATTTACTGCATTACGCTTCTCAACTTTAACATTAGGATTAATCGGTGCGATTGGTACTTATGGACTGCTTAGAGAGGTTAATGCCAATCAGAAAATCTCTTTGTTGGGCGCTTTGCTGGTAGTGGTTAATCCTCTATACTTTGGATTAGCTAACAGCTTTATGACCGACGTTCCTTTTCTGGCTTTAAGTATCCTATCTTTCTATTTTCTGATCAGGGGATTGAAGCGGGAATCAATAAGTGAAGTTATTCTGGGTCTTTGCTTAGTTTATGTCAATATTTTGATTCGCCAGTACGCAATAGTGATTCTTTTATCATTTGCCCTGGCATACTCGTTTAAAAAAAGATTTAAAATAAAGTTTTTGTTTGCTAGTTTTGTCATATTTTCTTCAGGGATTTTACTGCATAGATTTTATCAAAACTGGCTTTATTCTACCGGTCGCACTCGCTTAATACCAGAGAATGTGTTAAGTACACGACAATTAGATTTTCGCAACCACATTATCATGATTTCACTGATATACATAGGTTGTTTTATTTTCCCTATTATAGCGATCTTTTTCGTAAAAAAATTAAAAGAAATATCTCGCCGACAGAAAACCATAACGATCTTGAGTATATCTAGCTTTTTTGTTGTCGTGATGGGTAGATTGATTTGGCGAGGCCAAACTATGCCATTGATTGGAAATGTCCTAGCTTATTTTGGCTTAGGTCCTTTCACACTTCGATATCCTGATCCCTTGAAGGTAAGTTATCCACCCTATTCCCTTGGTTTAAAAATATTTTGGTTGATAATCACGGCTATGGGTGTCCTTGGGGCGCTTTTATTGCTTTACTACTTATGTTTAGCAATCATTCAAACTTTTTCAGAATCGGAAAAATGGTTAAAAGTACTAATACTTTCAGCAATATTGATATATATTTTTCTTTTTGGAGTAAGTTATCCCATCGATCGTTACCTTTTGTTTCTTTTACCATTATTTATGGTGCTTTTAGTGATTTCAAATAATTATATTAACGAGCAAGATATTGGCCAAAAAATAACTGCTTTTGCCTTGACAATGACCTTTATTTGGGGCGGATTTACTATGGCGGCAACCCATGACTACTTAGCCTGGAATCGAACTCGGTGGCAGGCATTAAATGATTTGATGGAGCAGGGAGTTACTCCTGAATATATTAATGGTGGACACGAATTTAATAGCTGGTATTTAAACGATCCAAAATATCCGAGGAAGCGGGGTAAAAGTTACTGGTCGGTAAATCGTAATGACTACATGATTTCTTCTGGATTGCTCGAAGGTTATAAAGAAGTCAAACGCTATCCTTTTGCAAGATGGCTGCTTTTAAAGCAAGATAATGTTTTTGTTCTCCATAAGATTGCTGAAGATAAAACTAATGGGACTTGA
- a CDS encoding cofactor assembly of complex C subunit B, with protein MDTPVLSSTFFLTLLLMVGLFFFIRGSVKERIEQRVYLTSTSDDQLLEQLRNYFDRRSYQVKAIEPEQNIVRLQGFVPPSPFLAIFLTILAALGLFCFSLVLSVLFPDTNPYIFALVALSPLAGVFYWQKVGRLEEVAFKVESKSQQTELTVKAHRDELRQLQDSLTFLERQ; from the coding sequence ATGGATACCCCCGTTCTTTCCTCAACTTTTTTTCTGACTCTCCTGCTCATGGTGGGATTATTCTTTTTTATTCGCGGTTCCGTCAAAGAGCGTATCGAACAGCGTGTCTATCTTACCAGTACCAGTGACGACCAACTATTAGAACAACTGCGAAATTATTTTGACCGACGTTCCTATCAAGTCAAGGCGATCGAACCCGAACAAAATATTGTCAGATTACAGGGTTTTGTGCCGCCTAGCCCCTTTCTAGCGATATTTTTGACAATTTTGGCGGCCTTGGGTTTATTTTGCTTCTCACTGGTGTTATCGGTGTTATTTCCCGATACTAATCCCTATATTTTTGCTCTTGTGGCTTTATCTCCCCTCGCCGGTGTTTTCTATTGGCAAAAAGTCGGCCGTTTAGAAGAAGTGGCTTTTAAAGTAGAAAGCAAATCTCAGCAAACGGAATTAACTGTCAAAGCCCATCGGGACGAGTTAAGACAACTACAAGATAGTTTAACCTTTCTGGAAAGACAATAA
- a CDS encoding metal ABC transporter permease, whose translation MGNNLLTGLIEPLQYSFMQRSLIEAIIVGIICAVVGTYLMVQRLALLGDAISHSVLPGLAIAFIGNFNLLLGALLASMVSTLLINLIRNRSPIKEDAAMGIVFSAFFALGITLITLIQKNNKIDLNHFLFGNILGVTAADIRDTLIIAIIVLLTVLLLYKELLFYTFDKIGAQAAGLPVNLLDLGLMLLIGLTIVASLQAVGVILVLSLLITPAATAYLLVTRLHQVMGLGVGVGIISSISGMYLSYYWNLPSGPAIVLVAFTLFMLAFLFSPRQGIFTHPSSLGGQLSIWVEMKNLLRRR comes from the coding sequence ATGGGCAACAATCTATTAACAGGATTAATCGAACCCTTGCAGTATAGTTTCATGCAGAGATCCCTAATTGAAGCTATCATCGTCGGGATCATCTGTGCGGTGGTGGGAACCTACCTGATGGTACAACGTTTGGCCCTCTTGGGCGATGCCATCAGTCACTCGGTCCTACCCGGACTAGCGATCGCTTTTATTGGTAATTTTAATCTTCTCCTGGGTGCTTTACTAGCCTCAATGGTCAGTACCCTACTGATTAACTTGATCCGTAATCGTTCCCCAATCAAAGAAGATGCGGCCATGGGTATTGTTTTCTCGGCTTTTTTTGCCCTTGGCATCACCCTGATCACTCTCATCCAAAAAAACAACAAAATTGACCTTAATCACTTTCTCTTCGGCAATATTCTCGGTGTTACTGCTGCCGACATTCGCGATACCCTAATTATTGCCATTATCGTTTTATTAACCGTTTTGCTCCTGTATAAAGAACTATTATTCTACACTTTCGACAAAATCGGGGCGCAAGCGGCGGGTTTACCAGTAAATTTATTAGATTTAGGCTTAATGCTCCTGATTGGTCTGACAATCGTTGCTAGTCTCCAAGCGGTGGGAGTAATCCTCGTTTTGTCCCTTTTGATTACCCCCGCAGCCACTGCCTATCTTTTAGTTACCCGTCTTCATCAAGTCATGGGTTTAGGTGTGGGTGTGGGTATTATTTCTAGTATCAGTGGGATGTATTTAAGTTATTACTGGAATTTACCCTCTGGACCGGCGATCGTGCTTGTCGCTTTTACCCTATTTATGTTGGCCTTTTTATTCAGTCCCCGTCAAGGAATTTTCACTCATCCCTCTAGTCTAGGTGGTCAACTTTCTATCTGGGTAGAGATGAAAAATTTGTTGAGACGGCGTTAG